Genomic segment of Myxococcus stipitatus:
CGCTGGTGACCGCCCACTCCTCCGAGGAGGACGACTCCGTCGCCAACCCGAGCTTGATGAGCCTCCAGATGAGCGCCGACTACCTGGAGATGCGGTGGCGCGGTGGCCTCATCGGGCATGGCAACCGACCGGGCGAGGTGCTGCAGGACACGCGTGCTCTCTCGGCTGCCCGTGAGTTTCTCGTGCGTCCCCTGCCTGTCGTGAAAGGCGAGGCTGCCTGAGTTCCACCCCCCCGACGCCCGCTGATTTGACGCGCGCTCCCGCACGCCATTAGGTTGCCGCGCCTTCGGAAGCCGGGGGGCCTCGCGGTGCGCTTTGGCGCACGCCGTGCCGTCAGTCCCTGTGGCGTGTCTCGTCCCCTCGGCGTTCCGTGTCGGAAAATCCCTGGAGGGGAAACTGCATGCAGCGTGGGCGATGGTTGTTCGTGGTGTTGTCGATGGTGGCGATGAACGCGTGGGCCCAGGCGCCCGAGCAAGGCGCCGAGCAGGAGGAGGCCGCGCTCCCGTCGCTGCCCGAGCTGCACCCGAAGACGGGCGAGGTGGTGCTGGGCAACGGCATGGCGAAGATGGTGGTGCCCGCCAACTTCGGCTACCTCTCGCCCGAGGAGGCGGAGAAGGTCCTGGTGGAGGTCTGGGGCAATCCTCCGGGCTCCACGACGCTGGGCATGCTGGTGCCGTCGGACGTGGCGGTGGACTCTCCCGCGGGCTGGGGCGTCGTCATCTCGTACGACGATGATGGCCACGTGGAGGACGAGGATGCGGCGAGCATCGACTACGCGGACCTGCTCAAGGACATGAAGGAGGGCACCCGCGAGGAGAACAAGGAGCGCGCGAGCGCCGGCTACGGGACGGTGGAGCTGGTGGGTTGGGCCGCGCAGCCGCACTACGACGCGGGGACGCGCAAGCTGTACTGGGCGCAGGAGCTGGCCTTCGGTGACTCGAAGGAGCACACGCTGAACTACAACGTTCGCGTGCTGGGCAAGGAGGGCGTGCTGGTGCTCAACGCCGTCTCCAGCATGGTGGCGCTGCCCCAGGTGGAGAAGGACATGCAGCAGGTGCTGGGCTTCACGCACTTCATGCCGGGCCACCGCTACGAGGACTTCGACCCCAGCACGGGCCGCGTGGCGGCGTACGGCATCGGCGGTCTGGTGGCCGGCAAGGTCGCCGCGAAGGCGGGCCTCTTCAAGGGCCTGCTCGCGGTGCTGGTGGCGGGCAAGAAGGCCATCTTCGCGGGCATCGCGGTCCTGGTCGTCGCGCTGGGCAAGCTGTTCAAGCGCGGCGGCGGCAACGACGGCACGCCGTAGCCACCGGACGGATGTCGAAGAGAAGAGGCTCGGGACACTCCGTCCCGGGCCTTTTTCGTCAACCCAGGAAGGGTCGTGACATGCAACGTGGGCGCGCGTTGTTCGTGCTGGTGTCGTTGATGGCGATGAGCGCGTGGGCCCAGCCCCCTCCGTTCTCCCACTTGCGCCCGGCGGTAGGCGAGGTGGTGCTGGGCGACGGGCTGGCGAAGCTGACGGTGCCCGCCGACTTCGGCTACCTCACGCCCGAGGAGGTGGAGACGGTGCCGATGGAGCGCTGGGCCCGCCCTCCGGGCACCCGGATGCTGGGCATGGTGATTCCGTTGAGCCGCGACACGACGTCGCCGATGAAGAGAGGCTTCACCCTCGAGTACCTCCCCGACGGCCATGTGGACGACCAGGATGCGGCGAGCCTCGACCCCGAGGTGTTGCTCACGCGACTGCGGAAGCACGTCCAGTCGGAGAGCGAGGAGCACATCCGCATGGGCCGAGGGGCGCAGGCGCTCTTGGGGTGGGCCTCGCCGCCGCGCTACGACGCGAGCACGCGCACGGTGTCCTGGGGCCTGGAGGTGGCTCACGAGGGCGTGAAGCTGACGCAGGTTCACTATCACGGCCGGCTGTTGGGAAAGGACGGCGTGCTGGTCCTCCTCGGTGACAGCTCCATGCTGTCGATGCCCCAGGGGGAGGAGGAGCTGAGGGCGGTGCTGGCGGCCATCCACTTCCTTCCCGGCCACCGCTACGAGGACTTCAAGCCCGGCACGGACCGCGTGGCGAGGGGCGGTGTCGGCGGCCTGGTGGCCCCGAAGGCGGACGGACTCAAGGGGTTGCTGGAGTCGCTGAAGGGCGGAACGAGGCTCCTCTACGTGGGCCTCGCATGCGTTGTGTTCCTGGTCGTCGCGCTGGGCAGGCACTTCATGCGCCCGGGGCGTGACGGCCGGAGCGCCGCGCCGTAGGTCCCTGCTCTCCCGTTGAAGCCAAGAGGCTCGGAACCCCTCTGGGTCCCGAGCCTCTTTTGTTGCACGGACGCGCCGCTCAGTGGCGAGGCAGCGCGCAGTGGCCCAGGTCGCGAAGCACCTTGCGCGCCTCGGCGATGAGGTCGTGGCCCTGGACGCCCTGGGGCACGCGGCCGATGAGCTTCATGTCCGGCGTGAGGCGGTAGTAGCCCTTGGAGCGCTGCACCAGGGCGGCGACCTTGGGGCCATCCAGCAGCGCATCCGCGCCCAGCGTCACCACCAGCCGCTGCGGGCCCACTTCCAGGCCGCGCAGCCGCAGCTCGCGCATGTCGATTTTCAGCAGCGTCAGCTCGGAGAGGTGGTCCACCTCGTCGGGGGCCTCGCCGTAGCGGTCCACCAGCTCCGCGCGCAAGTCGGTGACTTCGTCGGGGTGGCTGGCCTGGCTGAAGCGCTTGTAGAAGACGAGCCGCTGGTGCACGTCCGCGACGTAGTCGTCGGGGATGAGCGCGGGCATGGGCAGGGTGACGTCCGGCTCGATTTGCACCTTGGGCGGCTGGCCCTGGAGCTCCGCGACGGCCTCTTCCAGGAGCTGCGCGTACATGTCGAAGCCAATCTCCGCGATGGCGCCCGACTGCTTCTCGCCCAGGAGGTTGCCCGCGCCGCGAATCTCCAGGTCGTGGCTGGCGATGGAGAAGCCCGCGCCCAGCTCGGTGAAGTTCTGGAGCACCTCCAGCCGGCGCTGCGCGTCGCGCGTCACCGCCCGGCGCGTGGGCACCAGCAGGTACGCATACGCGCGCTCCCGGGAGCGGCCCACGCGTCCTCGCAGCTGGTAGAGCTGCGCGAGGCCGAACTGGTCCGCGCGGTTCACAATCATCGTGTTGGCGCTGGAGATGTCGATGCCGCTCTCGATGATGGCGGTGCAGAGGAGGACCTGGTGCTTGCGCTCGGTGAACTCGAGCATCACCTTCTCCAGCTGCCCCTCGCCCATCTGTCCGTGCGCCACGCCGATGGAGAGCTGCGGCACCAGCTCTCGCAGCTGCTGCTCCATGGAGGGCAGCGACTCCACGCGGTTGTGCACGAAGAACACCTGCCCGCCGCGCGCAATCTCCCGCTCGATGGCCTCCTTCACCACCTGCGCGTCGTACTTCATCACGAAGGTGCGGATGGCGCGCCGGTCCTGCGGCGGCGTGGCGATGATGCTCATGTCGCGCACGCCCGACATGCTCATATGCAGCGTGCGAGGGATGGGCGTGGCCGTCAGCGTCAGCACGTCAATCTGGGAGCGCCACTTCTTGAGCGACTCCTTCTGCTTCACGCCGAAGCGCTGCTCCTCGTCGACAATCATCAGGCCCAGGTCCTTGAAGGCCACCTCGCCGCCCAGGAGCTTGTGCGTGCCGATGAGGATGTCGACCTTGCCCTCCTTGGCGCGCTTGAGGATGTCGCGCACCTCCGGCGGCTTCTTCATGCCGGAGATGACCTCCACCGTGACGGGGTAGTCCTTGAAGCGCTTCTTGAACGAGAGAAAGTGTTGCTGCGCCAGCACCGTGGTGGGCACCAGCACCGCCACCTGCTTGCGGTCCAGCGTGGCCTTGAAGGCCGCGCGCATGGCGACCTCCGTCTTGCCGTAGCCCACGTCGCCGCAGACGAGCCGGTCCATGGGCTCCGGCTTCTGCATGTCCGACAGCACGTCGTCGATGGCCTTCGCCTGGTCCGGCGTCTCCTCGAACTCGAAGTCGGCCTCGAACTGGGCGAAGTAGCGGTCCGGCGCGCTGAAGGCATGGCCCGGATGCGCCTTGCGCGAAGCGGCGATTTGCAGGAGCTCCGCCGCCATCTTGAGCAGCTGCTCCTTGACGCGCTTCTTCGTCTTCTCCCAGCTCGTCGTGCCCAGCTTGTCGAGCTGGACGGACTCCGGATTGCCGCCGGTGAACTTCTGGATGAGCCGCATGCGGCCCACCGGCAGGTAGATTTTGTCGCGGCCCGCGTACTCGAGGACGAGGAAGTCCCCGGGCACGCCATTCACCTCCATCTTCGTCAGGCCGGAGTAGCGGCCGATGCCGAAGTCGGTGTGGACGATGAGGTCGCCTTCCTTCAGGTCCTTGAAGCCCGCGGCGAACGCATCCAGCTTCTTGCCGCGCTTGATGCGGCGCCGCGCGCGGACGCCGAAAATCTCCTCGTCCGACAGCACCGCCAGCCCGCCCGAGCCATCCACGAAGCCCTGGCTCACCTCTCCCGTGAAGAGGTGCGCGAAGACGGACGGCTCATACAGCGCCGAGGCATCCGTCATGGGCTCGGTGTGCACCTTCACCATGACGTTGCGGTCGAGCAGCAGGCGCTTGAGCCGGTCCGCCTGGCTCAGCGTTCCGCATGCCACCGCGCACGCCACGCGCGAGTCGCGCCAGCGCTGCATCCGCTCCACCAGCGGGGACAGCGCGCCCTCCTCGCCGTGGTGCGCGAGGATGGCCTCTCGCAGGTCCTGCGTGCCGCCGAACTGGAAGAGGACCGGCGGCTTCTCGGACTGCGACAGCGACAGGCCACCACCCTCGACGACGCGGAACGCGGCGAGCTTCTCCGCCACCGCCTCGCGCGAGAGGAAGTGCTCGGCCGGGGGACAGATGAGGTCCTTGCGCTCCTCGGCCGCGGCGAACGTGCGCTCCAGCTCATCCCACAGCGCGTCCGCGGCGCGGCCCAGCTCCAGCGGGTCGTCCAGGTAGAAGATGGGCGGCTGCGTGCTCCACGGGCCCAGGAAGTCGAACACCGTGGCCAGGCCTCCCTCGAAGAGGCCGGGGAGCAGCCCCTCCAGGCCGAAGCCGGGCAGGCCCTCGCGCAGCGCGTCCAGTCGCTCGCGCAGCTGGATGGTGGGCAGGTTGATGCGGTCGGCCACCGCGCGGGCGGCGGCCTCGGCGCGGGGACGGGTGTCCTCCGTGAGCAGCAGCTCGCGCGCGGGGACCAGGTCCACTTCCTTCAGCGCGTCCACCGTGCGCTGCGACTCCGGGTCGAACACGCGGATGGAGTCGATGGTGTCGCCGAAGAACTCCAGGCGCACCGGCTTGTCGTAGAGCGGGCTGAAGACATCCAAGAGGCCGCCGCGCACGGAGAACGTGCCCACGTCCTCCACCAGCGGGCTGTTCTGGTAGCCCATCCGCGCCAGCTTCCGCGCCAGCGAGTCGCGGTCGTAGTCCTGGCCCACGACCACGCGGTCCGTGAGCGCGGCCATGACGTCCGGACGCAGCACGCGGCGGTGCAGCGCGCGCAGGGAGAGCACCAGCACCGGGAAGCGGGTCCCGCGAGACAGGTGATACAGCGCGCCCAGCCGCTCGGTGACGGGGGCGGCGTCCGGGGAGAGCTCGTCGTACGGGAGCACCTCGTCGGCGGGCAGGCGCAGCACGCTCGGCTTCAGCAGGGTGCCTGTCCCGCCCAGGAAGAACGCCAGGTCGGAGGCCAGCGCATCCGCCGCCTCCTCGTCCGCCGCGACGCACACCAGCGGGGCGCGGGCCTCCCGGTGCAGCCGGGCCAGCACGTGGCCTCGGGCGGAGCCCTTGAGCCCCTGCGTCCGCACGCGGTGACCCGGGCGCAGCTCCGCCAGCAACCGGGTGAGGGTGTCACCCGCCACGAGAGGCACGCCGCCATGCTGCGCCGCCGCCTCGCCATCCAGCCTCTGAGTGAAAGGAGTGTCCATGAGTGGACCCCTGAGGGCCGCAGGGTAATTAGGGGCGAGCCCCTGACAGGTCAACGACAGAGCGCATTGCGTGTCGTGTGTCGGAGGCGACGCGCGCGTGAGTGCTGTGTCCGCCACGTATCAGCCGTACCGGGGGTGGGTTGGCCGCCCGCCCGGGGCAAGAACTACTCTCCACCAAGGCATCGCTGGGGGGTGCCACACGCCAGCCATGCAATCCGGCCGTTGCAACAGGGTGATGAACAACGGGGCGGGCGCGCCCCCCTCGGAGGCTGTGGTCGTGTTGCGCAGCGTTCGCTCCGCTGGGCACGGCATCCTGGACTTCGAGTGCGTCTCCGCGAATGCGCACGCCGAGCGCTGGCTGGGCCGGGAAGAGCGCTCCCTGGTGCGACAGCGGCTGCTCGAGGAGGCCCCCTGGGTGGGCGAATGTGGCCTGTTCGCCTCTTGTGTCCGTGTGGCGGTGCGCCGG
This window contains:
- a CDS encoding DUF2167 domain-containing protein, which gives rise to MQRGRWLFVVLSMVAMNAWAQAPEQGAEQEEAALPSLPELHPKTGEVVLGNGMAKMVVPANFGYLSPEEAEKVLVEVWGNPPGSTTLGMLVPSDVAVDSPAGWGVVISYDDDGHVEDEDAASIDYADLLKDMKEGTREENKERASAGYGTVELVGWAAQPHYDAGTRKLYWAQELAFGDSKEHTLNYNVRVLGKEGVLVLNAVSSMVALPQVEKDMQQVLGFTHFMPGHRYEDFDPSTGRVAAYGIGGLVAGKVAAKAGLFKGLLAVLVAGKKAIFAGIAVLVVALGKLFKRGGGNDGTP
- a CDS encoding DUF2167 domain-containing protein, whose product is MQRGRALFVLVSLMAMSAWAQPPPFSHLRPAVGEVVLGDGLAKLTVPADFGYLTPEEVETVPMERWARPPGTRMLGMVIPLSRDTTSPMKRGFTLEYLPDGHVDDQDAASLDPEVLLTRLRKHVQSESEEHIRMGRGAQALLGWASPPRYDASTRTVSWGLEVAHEGVKLTQVHYHGRLLGKDGVLVLLGDSSMLSMPQGEEELRAVLAAIHFLPGHRYEDFKPGTDRVARGGVGGLVAPKADGLKGLLESLKGGTRLLYVGLACVVFLVVALGRHFMRPGRDGRSAAP
- the mfd gene encoding transcription-repair coupling factor, giving the protein MDTPFTQRLDGEAAAQHGGVPLVAGDTLTRLLAELRPGHRVRTQGLKGSARGHVLARLHREARAPLVCVAADEEAADALASDLAFFLGGTGTLLKPSVLRLPADEVLPYDELSPDAAPVTERLGALYHLSRGTRFPVLVLSLRALHRRVLRPDVMAALTDRVVVGQDYDRDSLARKLARMGYQNSPLVEDVGTFSVRGGLLDVFSPLYDKPVRLEFFGDTIDSIRVFDPESQRTVDALKEVDLVPARELLLTEDTRPRAEAAARAVADRINLPTIQLRERLDALREGLPGFGLEGLLPGLFEGGLATVFDFLGPWSTQPPIFYLDDPLELGRAADALWDELERTFAAAEERKDLICPPAEHFLSREAVAEKLAAFRVVEGGGLSLSQSEKPPVLFQFGGTQDLREAILAHHGEEGALSPLVERMQRWRDSRVACAVACGTLSQADRLKRLLLDRNVMVKVHTEPMTDASALYEPSVFAHLFTGEVSQGFVDGSGGLAVLSDEEIFGVRARRRIKRGKKLDAFAAGFKDLKEGDLIVHTDFGIGRYSGLTKMEVNGVPGDFLVLEYAGRDKIYLPVGRMRLIQKFTGGNPESVQLDKLGTTSWEKTKKRVKEQLLKMAAELLQIAASRKAHPGHAFSAPDRYFAQFEADFEFEETPDQAKAIDDVLSDMQKPEPMDRLVCGDVGYGKTEVAMRAAFKATLDRKQVAVLVPTTVLAQQHFLSFKKRFKDYPVTVEVISGMKKPPEVRDILKRAKEGKVDILIGTHKLLGGEVAFKDLGLMIVDEEQRFGVKQKESLKKWRSQIDVLTLTATPIPRTLHMSMSGVRDMSIIATPPQDRRAIRTFVMKYDAQVVKEAIEREIARGGQVFFVHNRVESLPSMEQQLRELVPQLSIGVAHGQMGEGQLEKVMLEFTERKHQVLLCTAIIESGIDISSANTMIVNRADQFGLAQLYQLRGRVGRSRERAYAYLLVPTRRAVTRDAQRRLEVLQNFTELGAGFSIASHDLEIRGAGNLLGEKQSGAIAEIGFDMYAQLLEEAVAELQGQPPKVQIEPDVTLPMPALIPDDYVADVHQRLVFYKRFSQASHPDEVTDLRAELVDRYGEAPDEVDHLSELTLLKIDMRELRLRGLEVGPQRLVVTLGADALLDGPKVAALVQRSKGYYRLTPDMKLIGRVPQGVQGHDLIAEARKVLRDLGHCALPRH